One region of Ahniella affigens genomic DNA includes:
- a CDS encoding glycosyltransferase: protein MIKVLHVVPSLNVETGGPARSVSMLADAQTMAGMSVTVLTLDYQRHGRVLRPEKAALELLEANALARFTRGWSPAFARRARELAASHDLIHNHGLWMQVNRFARMAAEAFNRPLISSPRGMLEPYSRQRSVWRKRLAHAAFEARNLAATRLFHATAELEAAAIRAFVPAAEIAILPNIVANVAKAQTDPIAPPTMLFLGRLDQKKGLDWLLHAWQQLRGQRRDWQLHIAGPCGLGFESEYHELRRATAEDASVHWLGPLDGDAKAAALADAAVIVLPSRSENFGNVVTEALWTGRPVLTTHATPWAVLAQEGIGWVVDATQAGISAGVATVLASELDQRLQMGARAHVYAKREFSREAIAAQWQQTYQYVLGAHARPACVWQPT, encoded by the coding sequence GTGATCAAGGTCCTGCACGTTGTGCCCTCGTTGAATGTTGAAACCGGTGGCCCGGCGCGTTCGGTCAGCATGCTGGCCGATGCGCAGACCATGGCCGGCATGAGCGTGACCGTGCTGACGCTTGACTATCAACGCCATGGCCGTGTTTTGAGGCCAGAAAAGGCGGCGCTCGAATTGCTCGAAGCGAATGCGCTGGCCCGCTTCACGCGCGGCTGGTCGCCGGCGTTTGCGCGCCGTGCACGCGAGCTCGCAGCGAGCCATGACCTGATCCACAATCATGGCCTCTGGATGCAGGTGAATCGCTTTGCGCGCATGGCGGCCGAAGCGTTCAACCGCCCGTTGATCAGTTCGCCGCGTGGCATGCTGGAGCCCTATTCCCGGCAGCGCAGCGTCTGGCGCAAACGTTTGGCGCATGCCGCCTTTGAGGCGCGCAATCTCGCCGCCACGCGCTTGTTTCATGCCACTGCCGAATTGGAAGCAGCCGCGATCCGGGCGTTTGTGCCGGCTGCCGAGATCGCGATCTTGCCGAACATTGTCGCGAACGTCGCAAAGGCGCAGACCGATCCGATCGCGCCACCCACAATGTTGTTTCTGGGCCGGCTTGATCAGAAGAAGGGTCTCGACTGGCTGCTCCATGCGTGGCAGCAACTCCGTGGGCAACGCAGGGACTGGCAATTGCATATCGCCGGGCCTTGTGGCTTGGGTTTTGAGTCGGAATACCACGAACTACGTCGAGCGACCGCTGAGGACGCGAGTGTGCACTGGCTGGGCCCGCTGGACGGCGACGCAAAGGCCGCAGCCCTGGCGGATGCCGCAGTCATCGTGCTGCCATCGCGGTCGGAGAACTTCGGCAACGTGGTGACCGAGGCACTCTGGACCGGACGCCCGGTGCTCACCACCCACGCGACGCCTTGGGCCGTACTCGCACAAGAGGGCATTGGTTGGGTGGTCGATGCGACGCAGGCAGGCATTTCGGCTGGGGTCGCAACGGTCTTGGCCAGCGAACTCGACCAGCGTTTGCAAATGGGAGCGCGCGCCCACGTCTACGCGAAACGCGAGTTTTCGCGCGAAGCGATTGCCGCGCAGTGGCAGCAGACCTATCAGTATGTGCTCGGCGCGCACGCGCGCCCGGCCTGTGTGTGGCAGCCAACTTGA
- a CDS encoding glycosyltransferase family 4 protein, whose product MIAPVRLAIVVSHPIQYYAPWFRALAQEDWLCIKVFHLWDFGITETFDPGFQQTLRWDIDLLSGYDSMLVPNISPRPGTDHLLGLVNPGLMAALRAFSPDAVLAFGYSQWSLLELGLRCPWPLLLRGDSHALAAASVNRGLKAWLRQRILKRAAGHLAVGQANRDWLLRQGVDDGRIFRAPHAIDQARFRAALPDAQAAAQALRQRLSIAEDALLIGFVGKLEDKKQPLALIDAFRQLEDPNLRLVLVGSGPLQAAVDAACATDSRCRRLPFCNQTEIPQIYAMLDLLVLPSFVHETWGLVVNEAQVFGVPALLSSHVGGHPDLILSGQTGWVFKAGDTSALKAGLQEACRSRALLQAMRPVVMAHAQNFSYAMATSGLRQALSLIAGKPL is encoded by the coding sequence TTGATCGCGCCAGTCCGGCTGGCGATTGTGGTCAGCCACCCGATTCAATATTACGCACCCTGGTTCCGCGCGCTCGCACAGGAAGACTGGCTCTGCATCAAAGTATTCCACCTCTGGGACTTCGGCATCACCGAGACGTTCGACCCAGGCTTTCAGCAAACGCTCCGCTGGGACATCGATCTGCTATCCGGCTACGACTCAATGCTGGTGCCAAACATCAGCCCCCGGCCGGGCACCGATCATCTGCTCGGCCTGGTCAACCCGGGACTGATGGCCGCGCTGCGTGCCTTCTCGCCAGACGCCGTGCTTGCTTTTGGTTACAGCCAGTGGAGTTTGCTGGAACTGGGTCTGCGTTGCCCCTGGCCTTTGCTGTTGCGCGGCGATTCCCATGCCCTGGCGGCGGCGTCGGTCAATCGTGGCCTCAAGGCTTGGCTGCGTCAGCGCATTCTGAAACGGGCGGCAGGCCATCTGGCCGTGGGCCAGGCCAATCGTGACTGGCTGCTTAGGCAAGGCGTGGACGACGGTCGAATCTTTCGGGCGCCTCATGCCATTGATCAGGCACGATTTCGCGCCGCACTGCCAGACGCGCAGGCAGCCGCACAGGCGCTGCGTCAACGATTGTCGATCGCCGAGGATGCCCTGTTGATTGGCTTTGTCGGCAAGCTCGAAGACAAGAAACAGCCTTTGGCCCTGATTGATGCGTTTCGCCAGTTGGAGGACCCAAACCTCCGGCTCGTGCTCGTTGGCAGCGGCCCGTTGCAGGCCGCCGTTGATGCCGCCTGTGCAACCGATTCCCGCTGTCGGCGCCTGCCATTTTGCAATCAGACCGAGATACCGCAGATTTACGCCATGCTCGATCTGCTGGTGCTGCCGAGTTTTGTCCACGAAACCTGGGGTCTGGTTGTCAATGAAGCGCAGGTGTTTGGCGTACCGGCCTTGCTCAGCTCGCATGTTGGCGGGCATCCGGATCTGATCCTGAGTGGCCAGACGGGCTGGGTGTTTAAGGCGGGCGATACTTCGGCGCTGAAAGCGGGACTGCAGGAAGCCTGCCGCTCGCGTGCGCTATTGCAGGCGATGCGGCCAGTGGTGATGGCACATGCGCAGAACTTCAGTTATGCGATGGCAACGTCGGGCCTTCGACAAGCGTTGTCGCTGATCGCCGGCAAACCCTTGTGA
- a CDS encoding glycosyltransferase — MRILLSADPMIPVPPKLYGGIERVISLLIQELHRRGHDLALLAHPESSEPGCQRYAWPDVEMRGRFDWRFPRQLHRVVKSFRPELVHSFSRLIWLLPLLTEARLPLLMSYQREISLRNVSLAARLAGARLSFSACSSKLMSGVPDQRRWHAIPNMVDGSRYDPQYRVAADAPLVFLSRLDRIKGAHLAIAAAKAAGETLILAGNRADSGPERDYFEREIAPALDDRQIRWIGPVDDQQKNTLLGRAKAMIVPIQWEEPFGIVFAEALACATPVIASPRGALPEIIDSGVQGFLVEGEAALVDAIRALPTIDRHACRQRFEDRFALATVVDQYEHLYRQLIEASKHV, encoded by the coding sequence ATGCGTATTCTGCTCAGTGCTGACCCGATGATCCCAGTGCCACCCAAACTCTATGGTGGCATTGAACGGGTTATTTCCCTGCTGATCCAGGAGTTGCATCGCCGTGGCCACGATTTGGCCCTGCTTGCGCATCCCGAATCGAGCGAACCGGGCTGTCAGCGCTATGCATGGCCCGATGTCGAGATGCGGGGGCGGTTTGACTGGCGTTTCCCAAGGCAGTTGCATCGGGTGGTCAAATCGTTCCGGCCGGAATTGGTGCACAGCTTTTCGCGCCTGATCTGGTTGCTGCCTTTGTTGACCGAGGCACGACTGCCCTTGCTGATGAGCTATCAACGAGAAATCTCGCTGCGTAATGTCAGCTTAGCGGCGCGCCTGGCTGGGGCACGTCTGAGCTTTAGCGCCTGCTCGTCCAAGCTGATGTCTGGAGTACCCGATCAACGCCGCTGGCATGCGATTCCAAACATGGTCGATGGCAGTCGCTATGACCCGCAATACCGGGTGGCCGCCGATGCGCCTTTGGTATTCCTGAGTCGACTCGATCGCATCAAGGGCGCTCATCTGGCGATTGCTGCGGCCAAAGCGGCAGGCGAGACCTTGATCCTCGCTGGCAACCGCGCTGATTCCGGACCTGAGCGCGACTACTTTGAGCGAGAGATCGCACCCGCTCTGGATGATCGACAGATCCGCTGGATCGGCCCGGTCGATGATCAACAGAAGAATACCCTGCTCGGCCGAGCGAAGGCGATGATCGTGCCGATCCAGTGGGAAGAACCCTTTGGCATCGTATTTGCTGAGGCATTGGCCTGTGCCACACCCGTCATTGCCTCACCGCGCGGCGCGCTGCCTGAGATCATCGATTCGGGCGTGCAGGGCTTTCTCGTCGAAGGCGAAGCGGCACTGGTCGATGCCATTCGTGCGCTGCCAACGATCGACCGGCACGCCTGTCGACAACGCTTCGAAGACCGCTTTGCACTGGCGACCGTGGTCGATCAGTATGAACATCTGTACCGGCAATTGATTGAGGCGAGCAAACATGTCTGA
- a CDS encoding glycosyltransferase family protein, whose protein sequence is MKVLILISGHLLSCPRAVKFADALSRAGHSVQVMSLAVLPSLLANDQALASTHAWSFQARRPSRALGSRIRQTLARRLVQMGIQQPTVLAASEAVLAEPLVAAASGSPFDLLLLSNLPAYAAGLRLLRQRFAARVVHVDLEDDHVDMLPDRSDQQAERVRRQALIAATLAHADLITAASPLMAADLSARYGKPVRCVLNVFDPVPEPSATNNQTLIWQSQTIGPERGLEALIRVLGLLPNAPKVLLRGMLAPGFDQVLKREARAAGLPESNLQFSALSPPAQLLEHSRGFRAGLAIEVAPERNRQHCLTNKLFEYLAAGVPVILSQTPAHSAILPELLPAAVMIDLNAPKAAADALAQWLDQPATAQAAAAYELARTRFNWATHSQPYLAALAAALPSP, encoded by the coding sequence ATGAAGGTGCTGATTCTGATTTCCGGACACCTGCTCAGTTGCCCACGCGCGGTGAAGTTTGCCGATGCGCTGAGTCGAGCTGGGCATTCGGTGCAGGTAATGAGCCTGGCGGTGCTGCCGTCGTTGCTCGCCAATGATCAAGCCTTGGCGAGCACCCACGCCTGGTCCTTTCAAGCGCGCCGGCCGTCCAGAGCTCTTGGCAGTCGGATTCGCCAGACCCTTGCGCGGAGACTCGTGCAAATGGGCATCCAGCAACCGACCGTTCTGGCTGCCTCGGAAGCCGTCCTTGCCGAACCGCTGGTGGCGGCGGCAAGTGGCAGTCCGTTCGATCTGTTGCTGCTCAGCAATTTGCCCGCCTATGCTGCCGGTCTTCGATTGTTGCGCCAGCGCTTCGCAGCGCGGGTCGTGCACGTGGATCTCGAAGACGATCACGTCGACATGCTGCCCGATCGCTCGGATCAACAAGCCGAGCGTGTGCGTCGGCAAGCCTTGATTGCGGCGACGCTCGCGCATGCTGATCTGATCACTGCCGCATCGCCTTTGATGGCCGCTGATCTATCGGCGCGCTACGGCAAGCCGGTGCGCTGTGTGCTGAATGTCTTTGATCCAGTGCCGGAGCCAAGCGCTACGAACAATCAGACCCTGATCTGGCAATCGCAGACCATCGGCCCGGAGCGCGGGCTCGAAGCTTTGATTCGCGTGCTCGGCCTGCTGCCCAATGCGCCCAAGGTGTTGCTGCGCGGCATGCTGGCGCCCGGCTTCGATCAAGTCTTGAAACGCGAGGCGCGTGCTGCCGGCCTGCCGGAGTCAAACCTGCAATTCTCGGCGCTCTCGCCGCCCGCGCAATTGCTCGAACACTCTCGTGGGTTCCGCGCTGGACTCGCAATCGAAGTCGCCCCCGAACGGAATCGCCAGCATTGCCTGACCAACAAGCTGTTTGAGTACCTGGCGGCGGGCGTGCCGGTGATTCTGAGTCAAACCCCTGCGCATTCGGCCATCTTGCCCGAGCTCTTACCTGCCGCAGTCATGATTGACTTGAATGCACCGAAGGCTGCTGCCGACGCGCTGGCGCAGTGGCTGGATCAGCCCGCAACCGCACAGGCTGCGGCGGCCTATGAACTGGCGCGCACGCGCTTCAATTGGGCCACCCACAGCCAACCGTATTTGGCAGCACTCGCGGCTGCCTTGCCGAGCCCTTGA
- a CDS encoding glycosyltransferase family 4 protein: protein MSVLISHTAAPPFLRYTAQAIDQAGLLRLAVIGLATRSDDRLMRLLAHSGWMPALHDLLKRKLFDDIPRQRLARYSRYEWARLLCGRLDRSGKLTDWLWDQGTRAFDRYAARQLRADDLAFGYEYGCQALFERAKAMGLRTVYEIPSAAHDWYHDLLARELQAFPDLLTPLQEHTDRLQAERSARRRAELQLADRVLVYSQHVVDSYRAEGVDVSNFRVINLGAPPVAERIIGTDPGSGPIRLVFAGTFGIRKGAHYLIQALEQFPAGQVQLDVYGSWALSESWRERAARVATLHGPVSFDALQQALAHAHALVLPSLSEAFGMVVTEALAQGTPVLVSDAVGAADLVQTGESGAIVSAGSSAQIKSGLQQLSEARGRWSQMREAARAAAQGWQWADHGRAVVNLIRETEALA, encoded by the coding sequence ATGAGCGTGCTGATCAGCCATACCGCCGCCCCGCCGTTTCTGCGCTACACCGCGCAGGCAATCGACCAGGCCGGTTTGCTCAGATTGGCCGTGATCGGCCTCGCCACGCGCAGCGATGATCGACTGATGCGCCTGCTGGCGCACAGCGGTTGGATGCCGGCCCTGCATGATTTGCTGAAACGCAAGCTGTTCGATGACATTCCGCGCCAGCGCTTGGCCCGATATAGCCGCTATGAATGGGCGCGGCTGCTCTGCGGCCGACTTGATCGCAGTGGCAAGTTGACTGACTGGCTCTGGGATCAAGGCACCCGCGCGTTTGATCGCTACGCGGCGCGACAATTGCGTGCGGATGATCTGGCGTTTGGATACGAGTATGGTTGTCAGGCTTTGTTCGAACGCGCCAAAGCCATGGGCCTTCGCACCGTCTACGAAATTCCGAGCGCGGCACACGACTGGTATCACGATCTTCTGGCCCGCGAGTTACAAGCGTTTCCGGATTTGCTCACGCCTTTGCAGGAACACACGGACCGGCTGCAGGCCGAACGCAGCGCCCGTCGACGGGCCGAACTCCAGCTGGCCGATCGTGTGCTCGTCTATTCGCAACATGTGGTCGATAGTTATCGGGCCGAAGGCGTGGACGTGTCGAATTTCCGCGTGATCAATCTGGGCGCGCCGCCGGTGGCCGAGCGCATCATCGGCACCGATCCAGGGTCCGGGCCCATCCGACTGGTGTTTGCCGGCACGTTCGGTATTCGCAAGGGGGCGCACTACTTGATTCAGGCCTTGGAGCAGTTTCCAGCCGGCCAGGTGCAGCTCGATGTCTACGGCAGCTGGGCCTTGTCTGAGTCCTGGCGCGAGCGTGCAGCGCGCGTGGCAACACTCCATGGACCGGTATCGTTCGATGCTTTGCAGCAAGCGTTGGCACACGCCCATGCGCTGGTGCTGCCGTCTTTGAGCGAAGCGTTTGGCATGGTCGTGACCGAGGCGCTCGCACAGGGCACGCCGGTGCTGGTGTCGGATGCCGTGGGTGCCGCGGATCTGGTCCAAACCGGCGAATCCGGCGCTATCGTGAGCGCGGGCTCTTCGGCGCAGATAAAGAGCGGCTTACAACAGCTGAGTGAGGCACGCGGGCGCTGGTCGCAGATGCGAGAAGCCGCCCGTGCGGCAGCCCAAGGCTGGCAGTGGGCCGATCACGGCCGCGCGGTGGTCAATCTCATTCGAGAGACCGAAGCGCTGGCATGA
- a CDS encoding glycosyltransferase family A protein — MDATSKLVSVLVPCFNAARHLPATLDSVESLRWPELEIVLVDDGSTDNSLNLLRAYQTQSRHRVQVLTQANQGAAVARNQAFAASHGAFIQYLDADDLLDADKIDLQAEDLLDSGAALNAGCWGRFVDDPDATRFVQSPEPSPLPAAEYLRRHLAEALMLQPSVFLARRELIAASGGFDPRLSLNDDGEFFARVIARAGGIRFVSEARCRYRSGDPGTLAGQRSAQALASALLAMQLTQATAAALDGSALMREARAKAMARVAAYLAPHDATLAERAWHEARALDPKAHWDEGGRSYRWLKPWLGWQRARRVEHLLAQWRAMRRRHS, encoded by the coding sequence ATGGACGCCACATCGAAGCTCGTATCGGTTTTGGTGCCCTGCTTCAACGCTGCCCGGCATTTACCAGCAACGCTCGACTCGGTGGAGTCATTACGCTGGCCCGAACTTGAGATCGTGCTCGTCGACGATGGCTCGACCGACAACAGTCTGAACCTGTTGCGCGCCTATCAGACGCAAAGCCGACACCGCGTCCAAGTACTGACGCAAGCAAACCAAGGCGCGGCGGTGGCACGCAACCAAGCCTTCGCGGCGAGCCACGGCGCGTTCATTCAATATTTGGATGCGGATGATCTGCTCGATGCGGACAAAATCGATTTGCAGGCCGAAGACCTGCTGGACTCCGGCGCGGCTCTGAATGCGGGCTGCTGGGGCCGTTTTGTGGACGATCCCGACGCAACGCGCTTTGTGCAAAGCCCCGAGCCCAGCCCCTTACCTGCGGCCGAATATTTGCGTCGACATTTAGCGGAGGCACTGATGCTGCAGCCGTCGGTGTTTCTGGCCCGCCGCGAGTTGATTGCCGCCAGTGGCGGCTTTGATCCAAGGCTCAGTCTCAATGATGATGGTGAGTTCTTCGCGCGTGTCATTGCCCGTGCAGGCGGCATCCGCTTCGTTTCGGAGGCGCGCTGTCGCTATCGCTCGGGGGATCCAGGCACACTCGCGGGCCAGCGCAGCGCACAGGCCTTGGCCTCGGCCTTGCTGGCCATGCAACTGACTCAGGCCACAGCAGCCGCGCTGGATGGTTCAGCGCTGATGCGCGAGGCACGCGCCAAAGCCATGGCGCGCGTCGCGGCCTACCTGGCACCACATGATGCGACGCTGGCCGAACGGGCCTGGCACGAAGCGCGGGCACTCGATCCCAAGGCCCATTGGGATGAAGGCGGTCGCAGTTATCGCTGGCTGAAGCCTTGGCTCGGCTGGCAGCGCGCGCGCCGGGTCGAACATCTACTGGCGCAGTGGCGCGCCATGCGGCGGCGGCACTCATGA
- a CDS encoding alpha-1,2-fucosyltransferase, with product MAASVSPVIIVQATSGTGNQLFQYAAARALSLTNGETLCVDALAFLARPHANVNVEARDFILGDLNLPIRVIGREAAFWHGWRGAMRLRNAWLGLGLQVYRCESLWQPNFDRLGRSLLQGYFQDQRYFAAHANTVLREVDQALSTLATQTHSQASDADAALHVRRSDYLHHAGTDTGWFEHYYERALKTLRDAGAKRIAIYSDDPNWCQQAFTGYEAIEVMPVDPRHGGLLDLWRLSQHARIALCNSTFSWWAARVATERGAQIIAPSRWAQWCADPEAALMQPSWQRL from the coding sequence TTGGCAGCAAGTGTTTCGCCCGTGATCATCGTGCAGGCTACCAGCGGCACCGGCAATCAGCTCTTCCAATACGCCGCCGCCCGAGCATTGAGTCTGACTAACGGCGAAACGCTGTGTGTCGACGCCCTGGCGTTTCTGGCGAGACCGCACGCGAACGTGAACGTCGAGGCTCGCGACTTCATTCTGGGTGATCTGAATCTGCCGATCCGCGTGATCGGTCGCGAGGCGGCGTTCTGGCATGGATGGCGTGGCGCCATGCGGCTACGCAATGCCTGGCTCGGGCTGGGGCTGCAGGTCTATCGCTGTGAAAGTCTTTGGCAGCCAAACTTCGACCGCCTCGGCCGCAGTCTATTGCAAGGCTACTTTCAGGATCAGCGCTACTTCGCCGCACACGCCAATACCGTGCTGCGCGAAGTGGATCAGGCCTTGAGCACGCTGGCCACACAAACACACAGTCAGGCTTCGGATGCCGATGCCGCCTTGCACGTGCGCCGCAGTGACTATCTGCATCATGCCGGCACCGATACAGGCTGGTTCGAACACTACTACGAGCGCGCACTCAAGACTTTGCGCGACGCAGGCGCGAAGCGCATCGCCATTTACAGCGACGATCCCAATTGGTGTCAACAAGCCTTCACAGGATACGAAGCGATCGAAGTCATGCCGGTCGATCCGCGCCATGGTGGTCTGCTCGATCTGTGGCGGCTGAGTCAGCATGCACGTATCGCGCTCTGCAATAGTACGTTTTCATGGTGGGCTGCACGGGTGGCCACTGAGCGGGGGGCACAGATCATCGCGCCTTCCCGCTGGGCACAGTGGTGCGCCGATCCAGAAGCCGCGTTGATGCAACCAAGTTGGCAGCGTTTGTGA
- a CDS encoding glycosyltransferase, with translation MDSVLTSPAISVLICAHNPDLPRLARVLAALAAQTLPMPAFEVLIIDNGSTPALQRDTIHAPPTLHLRIVPEPRLGLSEARATGFLEAKAPILVLVDDDNGLSPNYLADACAYLDAHADIGALGGPCLPEFDGPIPPFANEFLPLLALRDLGPEIQSVPGQPGQRLDYPLFAPMGAGMVLRTTLAVDWAAAFRRGERKLMDRRGKSLSSAGDNDIVLHLLAKGQGVAYLPALRVTHILSIARLEVDYLRRLNLGIQQSWMQVLRFNGVSPWPPISRLGAWLRIARAYVRYQAWRGPVQRIRFAGAKGHFLGRVP, from the coding sequence ATGGATAGCGTGCTCACAAGTCCCGCAATCTCGGTGCTGATTTGCGCGCACAATCCGGATTTGCCAAGGCTGGCACGCGTGCTCGCAGCACTCGCAGCGCAAACGCTGCCGATGCCTGCGTTCGAAGTCTTGATCATCGACAATGGCTCGACGCCGGCGCTGCAGCGGGACACCATTCACGCGCCTCCAACACTGCACTTGCGCATTGTCCCGGAACCGAGACTTGGTTTGAGCGAGGCCCGGGCCACGGGGTTTCTTGAGGCCAAGGCACCAATTCTGGTGCTGGTCGATGATGACAATGGATTGAGTCCCAACTACCTCGCCGATGCTTGCGCTTATCTTGATGCCCATGCCGACATCGGCGCGCTCGGTGGGCCCTGCCTACCGGAGTTCGATGGCCCGATTCCGCCGTTTGCAAACGAGTTTCTGCCCTTGCTTGCCTTGCGCGATCTGGGCCCGGAGATTCAGTCCGTGCCTGGACAACCGGGTCAGCGGCTCGACTATCCGCTGTTCGCGCCGATGGGTGCGGGCATGGTCCTGCGCACGACCTTAGCGGTAGATTGGGCGGCGGCGTTCCGACGCGGCGAGCGAAAATTGATGGATCGGCGCGGCAAGAGTTTGAGTTCGGCGGGCGATAACGACATCGTTCTGCATTTGTTAGCCAAAGGCCAGGGCGTGGCCTATCTGCCGGCCTTGCGCGTCACCCACATCCTGTCGATCGCGCGTTTGGAGGTGGACTATCTGAGGCGTCTCAACCTTGGCATTCAGCAGAGTTGGATGCAGGTGCTGCGCTTCAATGGCGTGTCGCCTTGGCCGCCAATTAGTCGACTCGGCGCGTGGCTTCGAATTGCGCGCGCTTATGTTCGGTATCAGGCGTGGCGGGGCCCGGTGCAGCGCATTCGCTTTGCCGGAGCCAAGGGCCATTTCCTTGGGCGCGTGCCGTGA
- a CDS encoding carbamoyltransferase family protein has protein sequence MTLRNLPRITLGIGGSLGHDANAALMVDGRLLGASQQERYSRIKHDGGFPAAAIADLLADAGLTPAQVQTVVFSEKLFQTTVFDRTRAPSSWLSRGWSSLRSKFDRRPGFGHPFATQAAALMPQATQRFAWHHLTHVVGAFFTTDCERAAFLCVDGKGEDSNASIGRISAQGIEMLAELPGENGLGLFYTLTTRFLGFPSFGSEYKVMGLAPYGQPRFAMALRQLLQQGEGGAIRLARDAQFHPHQLDTLLPWVAATIGMPARQKSDPLRSEHADLAASLQLVFEESVMAMAAQAKALTGESTLLFAGGCAQNCVAAGIVRRSGLFAQVINSPVGGDMATGLGAALMDQWQQGLLPGLRVEDRGYYLGSLPGQAPAAAEPYRVEVGDDLFETVAGLLANGSIVAWCRDRMELGARALGARSILADARVPGMQSRLNLAVKFREGFRPFAPIILEERSGEWFDHSGPSRYMQFVEPLRADRRIASNSDQTDMRARLDARRCEVDSVVHVDYTARLQTVHAGTHADMHRLLSAFERCTGVPMLINTSFNVAGEPIVRTASEAWDCFLHTDIDFLVIDDQLFRNPMQLSREEKIAWVDRFKSLA, from the coding sequence ATGACGCTCAGGAATCTACCCCGAATCACCCTTGGCATTGGCGGCTCGCTGGGTCACGATGCCAATGCCGCGCTGATGGTTGATGGACGCCTGCTGGGCGCCAGCCAGCAGGAGCGCTACAGCCGCATCAAACATGATGGCGGCTTTCCGGCAGCGGCCATCGCTGACTTGCTCGCGGATGCCGGCCTGACGCCGGCTCAAGTACAAACCGTCGTGTTCTCCGAAAAGTTGTTTCAGACTACGGTGTTCGATCGAACACGCGCGCCCTCATCCTGGCTGAGTCGCGGCTGGTCCTCGCTGCGGTCTAAGTTCGATCGCCGACCAGGCTTCGGCCATCCGTTCGCGACCCAAGCGGCCGCATTGATGCCGCAGGCCACACAGCGTTTCGCCTGGCATCACCTGACCCATGTGGTTGGCGCCTTTTTCACGACGGATTGCGAGCGCGCGGCGTTCTTGTGCGTGGATGGCAAGGGCGAGGACAGCAATGCCTCGATTGGCCGCATCAGTGCACAAGGCATCGAGATGCTGGCCGAACTTCCGGGTGAAAATGGCCTGGGCCTGTTCTATACCCTGACCACGCGCTTTCTGGGCTTCCCGAGCTTCGGCTCCGAATACAAAGTCATGGGTCTCGCGCCCTATGGTCAACCGCGTTTTGCGATGGCCTTGCGGCAGTTGCTGCAGCAAGGCGAAGGCGGAGCGATACGGCTGGCGCGCGACGCGCAATTCCATCCGCATCAACTCGATACCTTGCTGCCTTGGGTCGCAGCGACGATCGGCATGCCGGCACGCCAGAAGAGCGATCCATTGCGGTCCGAGCACGCTGATTTGGCAGCCTCGCTGCAACTCGTGTTCGAAGAATCGGTGATGGCCATGGCCGCGCAGGCCAAGGCACTGACGGGCGAAAGCACCTTGCTGTTCGCTGGCGGCTGCGCACAGAACTGTGTTGCCGCGGGCATTGTCCGGCGTAGCGGCCTGTTCGCGCAGGTGATCAACTCACCCGTGGGTGGCGACATGGCAACGGGCCTCGGCGCGGCACTGATGGATCAATGGCAACAAGGTCTGCTGCCCGGCTTACGGGTTGAGGACCGCGGTTACTATCTCGGCTCGTTGCCGGGTCAGGCGCCGGCGGCGGCTGAACCCTATCGCGTCGAAGTGGGTGACGACCTATTCGAAACGGTCGCCGGCCTGCTTGCCAACGGCAGCATCGTTGCCTGGTGTCGCGATCGCATGGAACTCGGGGCCAGAGCCTTGGGTGCGCGTTCCATCCTGGCAGATGCACGCGTGCCTGGCATGCAATCGCGGCTGAATCTCGCGGTGAAGTTTCGCGAAGGGTTTCGACCTTTTGCACCGATCATCCTCGAAGAGCGCAGCGGCGAATGGTTCGATCACAGCGGCCCGTCGCGCTATATGCAATTCGTCGAGCCCTTGCGCGCTGATCGACGCATCGCCAGCAACAGTGACCAAACCGACATGCGCGCGCGATTGGATGCGCGCCGCTGCGAGGTCGACAGCGTGGTGCATGTCGACTACACCGCCCGCCTGCAAACGGTGCATGCTGGCACGCATGCCGATATGCATCGCCTGCTCAGCGCCTTCGAACGGTGCACCGGCGTGCCGATGTTGATCAATACCAGCTTCAATGTTGCGGGCGAGCCGATCGTGCGTACTGCCAGCGAGGCCTGGGATTGCTTTCTGCATACCGATATCGACTTCTTGGTCATCGATGACCAACTATTCCGCAATCCAATGCAATTGAGCCGCGAGGAGAAGATCGCATGGGTCGATCGCTTCAAGTCTTTGGCCTGA